In Leucoraja erinacea ecotype New England unplaced genomic scaffold, Leri_hhj_1 Leri_1435S, whole genome shotgun sequence, one genomic interval encodes:
- the LOC129715821 gene encoding collagen alpha-2(I) chain-like, whose amino-acid sequence MDNLTFIWPSTKAQYWAAQVYQGPVLGSTGVPRPSTGYHGCTKAQYWVPQLYQGPVLGTTGVPRPSTGYHGCTKAQYWVPQVYQGPVLGTTDVPRPSNGYHRCTMARYWAGTMVPGGQAPTPQVTHIPILRLPWKLSPAPGRVTGQGHRAGSPGRVTGQGHRAGSPGWVTGQGHRAGSPGRVTGQGHRAGSPGRVTGQGHRAGSPGRVTGQGHRAGSPGRVTGQGHRAGVTGQGNQAEVTGQVHRAGSPGRVTRQGHRAGSPGRGHPGSPGRVTWHQAHRAGHQAGHRAGSPGTGQRSPGWSPGSRSGPGQGHRAGHQAWVTGQGHRAGSPAGSPGWVTGQGHQAGSPGRVTRQRSPGRVTGQGHRAGSPGRVTGQDHRAGSPGKVTRQGHRAGSPGRVTGQGHRAGSPGRVTGQGHRAGSPGRVTGQGHRQGHRAGSPGRVTGQGHRAGSPGRVTGQGHRAGSPGRVTGQGHRGSPAGSPGRVTGSGSPGRVTGQGHRAGSPGRVTGQGHRAGAPGRVTEQGHRAGSPGRVTGQGHQAGSPGRVTGQGHRAGSPGRVTGRVTGQGHRAGSPGRVTGGVTGQGHRAGSPGRVTGQGHQGRVTRAGSPGRVTGLRSPG is encoded by the exons atggataacctcacatttatatggCCCAGTACCAAGGCCCAGTACTGGGCAGCACAGGTGTACCAAGGCCCAGTACTGGGCAGCACAGGTGTACCAAGGCCCAGTACTGGGTACCACGGATGTACCAAGGCCCAGTACTGGGTACCACAGTTGTACCAAGGCCCAGTACTGGGTACCACAGGTGTACCAAGGCCCAGTACTGGGTACCACGGATGTACCAAGGCCCAGTACTGGGTACCACAGGTGTACCAAGGCCCAGTACTGGGCACCACGGATGTACCAAGGCCCAGTAACGGGTACCACAGGTGTACCATGGCCCGGTACTGGGCAGGCACCATG GTCCCTGGAGGCCAGGCACCAACGCCACAAGTAACGCACATCCCAATCCTCCGTCTCCCGTGGAAGCT CAGCCCCGCACCGGGCAGGGTCACCGGGCAGGGTCACCGGGCAGGGTCACCGGGCAGGGTCACCGGGCAGGGTCACCGGGCAGGGTCACCGGGCTGGGTCACCGGGCAGGGTCACCGGGCAGGGTCACCGGGCAGGGTCACCGGGCAGGGTCACCGGGCAGGGTCACCGGGCAGGGTCACCGGGCAGGGTCACCGGGCAGGGTCACCGGGCAGGGTCACCGGGCAGGGTCACCGGGCAGGGTCACCGGGCAGGGTCACCGGGCAGGGTCACCGGGCTGGGGTCACCGGGCAGGGTAACCAGGCTGAGGTCACCGGGCAGGTTCACCGGGCAGGGTCACCGGGCAGGGTCACCAGGCAGGGTCACCGGGCAGGGTCACCGGGCAGGGGTCACCCAGGGTCACCGGGCAGGGTCACCTGGCACCAGGCTCACCGGGCAGGTCACCAGGCAGGTCACCGGGCAGGGTCACCGGGCACCGGGCAGAGGTCACCGGGCTGGTCACCGGGCAGCAGGTCAGGTCCCGGGCAGGGTCACCGGGCAGGTCACCAGGCCTGGGTCACCGGGCAGGGTCACCGGGCAGGGTCACCGGCAGGGTCACCAGGCTGGGTCACCGGGCAGGGTCACCAGGCAGGGTCACCGGGCAGGGTCACCAGGCAGAGGTCACCGGGCAGGGTCACCGGGCAGGGTCACCGGGCAGGGTCACCAGGCAGGGTCACCGGGCAGGATCACCGGGCAGGGTCACCGGGCAAGGTCACCAGGCAGGGTCACCGGGCAGGGTCACCGGGCAGGGTCACCGGGCAGGGTCACCGGGCAGGGTCACCGGGCAGGGTCACCGGGCAGGGTCACCGGGCAGGGTCACCGGGCAGGGTCACCGGGCAGGGTCACCGGCAGGGTCACCGGGCAGGGTCACCGGGCAGGGTCACCGGGCAGGGTCACCGGGCAGGGTCACCGGGCAGGGTCACCGGGCAGGGTCACCGGGCAGGGTCACCGGGCAGGGTCACCGGGCAGGGTCACCGGGGGTCACCGGCAGGGTCACCGGGCAGGGTCACCGGGTCAGGGTCACCGGGCAGGGTCACCGGGCAGGGTCACCGGGCAGGGTCACCGGGCAGGGTCACCGGGCAGGGTCACCGGGCAGGGGCACCGGGCAGGGTCACCGAGCAGGGTCACCGAGCAGGGTCACCGGGCAGGGTCACCGGGCAGGGTCACCAGGCAGGGTCACCGGGCAGGGTCACCGGGCAGGGTCACCGGGCAGGGTCACCGGGCAGGGTCACCGGCAGGGTCACCGGGCAGGGTCACCGGGCAGGGTCACCGGGCAGGGTCACGGGCGGGGTCACCGGGCAGGGTCACCGGGCAGGGTCACCGGGCAGGGTCACCGGGCAGGGTCACCAGGGCAGGGTCACCAGGGCAGGGTCACCGGGCAGGGTCACCGGGCTGAGGTCACCAGGCTGA